In one window of Candidatus Zixiibacteriota bacterium DNA:
- the cmr1 gene encoding type III-B CRISPR module RAMP protein Cmr1, which yields MGENAPLKRIISTCPDLPIGKNINPYPGRTLRTWHIQVITPMYGGGVEPGRPDSITPVRGTTVRGHLRFWWRATRGSRFQSVAELRARENDIWGSTKTGSPVGVSVKVTKKGTLQPCATYSHGSKEPRFRDGLPRYALFPFKGKYNGDPPPANDVTGLEFDLTITYPEGLQKDVEAALWGWVNFGGIGARTRRGCGALYCAEYAPESANALDTWIANAQKSFEFRVTGESAGWPVIGKTLLVNDNAERDGWESAVGLLQEFRQGKDVGRDEGSDRLNPRKLGRTRWPEPESVRDLVMRQREMDDAPAFHPEDARIPSGFFPRAEFGLPIIIEIRDEHVGGGINLKPTLQYSASQDRLASPLILRPMRFAGNQSGIFVLALSTPPLTSAYLAPGKADLVEGVTIPEDKICSKELLTYESSPLGLAFDYRPPNDAKGSAVESFVAFAKRRGYREVKI from the coding sequence GTGGGAGAGAACGCACCTTTGAAACGAATAATCAGCACGTGCCCGGACCTGCCTATTGGCAAGAACATAAACCCGTACCCCGGCCGCACGCTGCGCACGTGGCACATTCAGGTCATAACGCCGATGTATGGCGGGGGAGTGGAGCCGGGTCGCCCTGACTCAATCACGCCGGTTCGCGGAACGACTGTGCGAGGACACCTGCGTTTCTGGTGGCGCGCCACACGGGGCAGCCGTTTTCAGTCTGTTGCCGAACTGAGAGCCCGCGAAAACGACATATGGGGCAGCACCAAAACCGGCAGCCCGGTTGGTGTCTCAGTGAAGGTAACAAAAAAAGGGACCTTGCAGCCGTGCGCCACGTATTCGCACGGATCGAAGGAGCCAAGATTCAGAGACGGACTTCCCCGATATGCGCTGTTCCCCTTCAAGGGCAAATACAATGGCGATCCGCCCCCGGCGAATGACGTGACCGGCCTCGAGTTCGACCTCACAATCACGTATCCGGAGGGTCTTCAAAAGGACGTGGAAGCCGCGCTGTGGGGGTGGGTGAATTTCGGCGGAATAGGGGCACGTACAAGACGCGGATGCGGAGCTCTCTACTGCGCTGAGTACGCACCCGAATCAGCGAACGCCCTTGACACCTGGATTGCGAACGCGCAGAAGTCTTTTGAATTTCGGGTCACGGGCGAGTCAGCCGGATGGCCGGTAATTGGTAAGACTCTTCTTGTGAATGACAACGCGGAGCGGGATGGATGGGAGTCGGCCGTGGGGCTGCTGCAGGAGTTCAGACAAGGCAAGGATGTCGGACGTGATGAAGGGAGTGATCGTCTCAATCCAAGGAAACTCGGTCGCACAAGATGGCCGGAGCCGGAGTCAGTGCGCGACTTGGTTATGAGACAACGTGAAATGGACGATGCTCCGGCGTTTCATCCCGAGGACGCGCGAATCCCTTCCGGATTTTTTCCGAGAGCCGAGTTTGGTCTGCCTATAATCATCGAAATCCGGGACGAGCATGTAGGCGGTGGTATCAACCTGAAGCCAACTTTGCAGTATTCGGCTTCGCAGGACCGGCTCGCGAGCCCATTGATCTTGCGACCAATGCGTTTTGCCGGAAATCAATCCGGCATATTTGTGTTGGCATTGTCCACTCCCCCTCTCACTTCGGCATACCTCGCGCCGGGGAAAGCCGACCTTGTGGAGGGGGTAACTATCCCGGAGGACAAGATATGCAGCAAGGAGCTTCTAACATATGAATCGTCGCCGTTGGGATTGGCCTTTGATTATCGGCCGCCCAATGACGCGAAAGGTTCCGCTGTCGAGAGTTTCGTTGCCTTTGCCAAGCGGCGCGGTTATCGCGAGGTGAAGATCTGA